In Desulfovibrio legallii, a single genomic region encodes these proteins:
- a CDS encoding rhodanese-like domain-containing protein, whose translation MSAVRTISAKDLHALDLQQMLIVDVRTPMEFAEKRLARPTAFAPVAELNPQDLALRSGVLQDTPILTLCASGRRAQTAAAKFMEAGFTDVRVIEGGLAACQEAGLPTTGQGQPKTAETSSALDRQVRLAAGALSLLFILLGIFVHGVFFLGALFVGAGQVFSGLTNWCGMAMLLMRAPWNKKTACTSGSCAIGGGKSPGASCQ comes from the coding sequence ATGTCCGCCGTACGCACCATCAGCGCCAAGGACCTGCACGCCCTGGATCTACAGCAGATGCTCATCGTGGACGTGCGCACCCCTATGGAGTTCGCCGAAAAACGTCTGGCCCGGCCCACAGCCTTTGCTCCGGTAGCGGAGTTGAACCCACAGGACCTGGCCCTGCGCAGCGGCGTCCTCCAGGATACCCCCATCCTCACCCTTTGCGCCAGCGGTCGGCGCGCCCAGACCGCAGCCGCCAAATTTATGGAGGCCGGCTTTACAGACGTGCGCGTCATTGAAGGCGGCCTGGCGGCTTGCCAGGAAGCGGGCCTGCCCACCACCGGCCAAGGTCAGCCCAAAACAGCCGAAACCTCCTCGGCTCTGGACCGTCAGGTGCGCCTGGCGGCCGGCGCGCTCTCTCTGCTCTTCATCCTGTTGGGCATCTTTGTCCACGGCGTCTTTTTCTTGGGCGCGTTGTTTGTGGGCGCGGGGCAGGTCTTCTCCGGTCTGACCAATTGGTGCGGCATGGCCATGCTGCTCATGCGCGCCCCCTGGAACAAAAAAACCGCCTGCACATCGGGCTCTTGCGCCATCGGCGGCGGCAAAAGCCCCGGCGCCAGCTGCCAGTAA
- a CDS encoding DUF3298 and DUF4163 domain-containing protein, whose translation MPRLLLLLLCVLLLGERAQEAAALTDVAAREPDRTVPPVGGLPPSVALLDAGAGADITAPPAEEETPQASEAERSAAAAAISGSRRPGIIEHSLVRGATDAPGLQIHINYPSVGSKEIDADIRQWVTGLADAFAANATAFTLPGVEDPLPSELWGSYAIAAPSPAGLSLTFEIWTYTGGAHGNLDVLTLNYSLLTGQRLGLVDLFEDPDAALQIMSAWAYKKLSQRLGGMRQEQTLRTGLTPVPENFASLTLVPEGVRMNFQPYQVAPWAAGAQKVTIPLEELLPARPLLRLWGR comes from the coding sequence ATGCCCCGTTTGCTGCTTTTGCTCCTGTGCGTCCTGTTGCTGGGCGAACGCGCCCAGGAAGCCGCGGCCTTGACCGACGTCGCCGCCAGGGAACCGGACCGGACTGTCCCGCCCGTCGGCGGCCTGCCGCCCTCTGTAGCACTGCTCGACGCCGGGGCAGGCGCTGATATTACTGCGCCGCCCGCCGAGGAAGAAACCCCGCAAGCCAGCGAGGCCGAGCGCAGCGCCGCCGCTGCGGCTATTTCCGGTTCGCGCCGGCCGGGCATCATTGAGCACTCTCTGGTTCGCGGCGCCACGGACGCGCCCGGCCTGCAGATCCACATCAATTATCCCTCGGTAGGCAGCAAGGAAATTGATGCGGACATCCGCCAGTGGGTCACCGGCCTGGCCGACGCCTTTGCCGCCAATGCCACGGCCTTCACCCTGCCCGGCGTGGAGGATCCCCTCCCCAGCGAGCTCTGGGGATCTTACGCCATTGCTGCCCCCTCGCCTGCGGGCCTGAGTCTGACCTTTGAAATCTGGACGTATACGGGCGGCGCGCACGGCAATCTGGATGTGCTCACCCTCAACTACAGCCTGCTCACGGGGCAGCGCCTGGGCCTGGTGGATTTGTTTGAAGATCCGGACGCGGCCTTGCAGATTATGTCTGCCTGGGCCTACAAAAAGCTCTCACAGCGTTTGGGCGGCATGCGGCAGGAGCAAACCCTGCGCACGGGCCTCACCCCCGTGCCGGAAAATTTCGCCAGCCTTACCCTGGTGCCCGAAGGCGTGCGCATGAACTTCCAGCCCTACCAGGTGGCTCCTTGGGCCGCCGGGGCGCAAAAGGTCACCATCCCTCTGGAAGAACTCCTGCCCGCGCGGCCCTTGCTGCGTCTTTGGGGCCGTTAG
- a CDS encoding NADH:flavin oxidoreductase/NADH oxidase — translation MNPLFTPISVGGLNLANRIVIPPMDQYSAQDGRPMPWHSMHYGHLALSGAGLLIVEATAVEPAGRISPYDLGLWDETQEAAHKTMLQFIRQCGSRTPIAVQLGHSGRKGATGRPWEGGGPLAPDQGGWEICAPSALPYAPGHHTPTALSAADLERLTASFAQSAQRAAQAGYDAIELHAAHGYLMHQFLSPLSNQRTDVYGGSLENRMRFPLAVLAAVRAAVPQLPVGVRVSGTDFAAGGWDVEECAVFAQAVAQDGAAYIHVSGGGLTPDQRIALAPGYQVGLAARIKAAVPGLPVIAVGLITEAELASSIVGTGQADMVGIGRAMLYDPRWPWHAAAALGLTIPGAPRPYLRSKPHNVKELFAD, via the coding sequence ATGAACCCTCTGTTTACCCCCATTTCCGTCGGCGGCCTCAATTTGGCCAACCGCATTGTTATCCCGCCCATGGACCAATATTCCGCCCAGGACGGACGCCCTATGCCCTGGCACAGCATGCACTACGGACATCTGGCGCTTTCCGGCGCGGGTCTGCTTATTGTGGAGGCCACGGCGGTGGAACCCGCCGGGCGCATTTCGCCCTACGACCTTGGTCTTTGGGACGAAACGCAAGAGGCGGCACACAAAACCATGCTGCAGTTTATCCGCCAGTGCGGCAGCCGCACGCCCATTGCCGTGCAATTGGGTCATTCTGGCCGCAAAGGGGCCACGGGCCGCCCCTGGGAAGGCGGCGGGCCGCTTGCCCCGGACCAGGGCGGCTGGGAAATATGTGCCCCCTCGGCCCTGCCCTACGCCCCCGGCCACCATACCCCCACGGCCCTCAGCGCCGCCGACCTGGAGCGGCTCACAGCCTCCTTTGCCCAATCGGCCCAACGCGCCGCGCAGGCGGGCTACGACGCCATTGAACTGCACGCGGCTCACGGCTATCTGATGCACCAGTTTCTTTCTCCCCTGAGCAACCAGCGTACGGACGTCTACGGCGGCAGCCTGGAAAACCGTATGCGCTTCCCCCTGGCCGTGCTGGCGGCCGTGCGCGCCGCCGTGCCGCAACTGCCCGTGGGCGTGCGCGTTTCCGGCACAGACTTTGCCGCCGGCGGCTGGGATGTGGAGGAATGCGCCGTGTTTGCCCAGGCCGTGGCCCAGGACGGTGCGGCCTATATCCATGTTTCGGGCGGCGGGCTCACGCCGGATCAGCGCATAGCGCTCGCCCCCGGCTATCAGGTGGGACTGGCCGCCCGCATCAAGGCTGCCGTGCCCGGCCTGCCGGTCATAGCCGTGGGCCTCATCACCGAAGCAGAACTGGCCTCCAGCATTGTGGGCACAGGTCAGGCGGACATGGTGGGCATTGGCCGGGCCATGCTCTATGACCCGCGCTGGCCCTGGCACGCCGCCGCTGCCCTGGGCCTGACCATCCCCGGTGCACCGCGTCCCTACCTGCGCTCCAAGCCGCACAATGTGAAGGAATTGTTTGCCGACTAG
- the groL gene encoding chaperonin GroEL (60 kDa chaperone family; promotes refolding of misfolded polypeptides especially under stressful conditions; forms two stacked rings of heptamers to form a barrel-shaped 14mer; ends can be capped by GroES; misfolded proteins enter the barrel where they are refolded when GroES binds): MSAKEILFDVKAREKLARGVDKLADAVKVTLGPKGRNVAIEKSFGAPVITKDGVTVAKEIELSDKFENMGAQLVKEVASKTSDAAGDGTTTATILAQAIYHEGIKLVAAGRNPMAVKRGIDKGVEALIAELANLAKPTRDQKEIAQIGTISANSDATIGNIIAEAMAKVGKEGVITVEEAKGLETTMDVVEGMRFDRGYLSPYFVTNAEKMVCEMDNPYILCTEKKISSMKDMLPVLEQVAKVNRPLMIIAEDVEGEALATLVVNKLRGALQVVAVKAPGFGDRRKAMLQDIAILTGGEVASEETGSKLENMTLAQLGTAKRIVVDKENTTIVDGAGKSEDIKARVKQIRAQVEESTSDYDREKLQERLAKLVGGVAVVHVGAATEVEMKEKKDRVEDALNATRAAVEEGIVPGGGTALIRVGKVLGDIKPADDDELAGVNIVRRAIEEPLRQIAHNAGFEGSIVVEKVRQGKDGFGFNAATGEYEDLIKAGVIDPKKVTRTALQNAASVASLLLTTECAIAEKPEPKKDAPMPGGMGGMGGMDGMY, from the coding sequence ATGTCTGCTAAAGAAATTCTTTTTGACGTTAAAGCCCGTGAAAAGCTCGCCCGCGGCGTGGACAAACTTGCCGACGCCGTTAAGGTGACCCTGGGCCCCAAAGGCCGCAACGTGGCCATTGAGAAATCCTTCGGCGCGCCCGTCATCACCAAGGACGGCGTGACGGTAGCCAAAGAAATCGAGCTGAGCGACAAGTTTGAAAACATGGGCGCGCAGCTGGTCAAGGAAGTGGCTTCCAAGACCTCCGACGCCGCCGGCGACGGCACCACCACCGCCACCATTCTGGCCCAGGCCATCTATCATGAAGGCATCAAGCTGGTGGCTGCCGGCCGCAACCCCATGGCCGTGAAGCGCGGCATCGACAAGGGCGTTGAAGCCCTGATCGCCGAACTCGCCAACCTGGCCAAGCCCACCCGCGACCAGAAAGAAATCGCCCAGATCGGCACCATTTCCGCCAACTCTGACGCCACCATCGGCAACATCATTGCCGAGGCCATGGCCAAGGTGGGCAAGGAAGGCGTCATCACCGTTGAAGAAGCCAAGGGCCTGGAAACCACCATGGACGTGGTGGAAGGCATGCGCTTTGACCGCGGCTACCTCTCTCCCTATTTCGTGACCAACGCCGAAAAGATGGTCTGCGAGATGGACAACCCCTACATCCTGTGCACGGAAAAGAAAATCTCCAGCATGAAAGACATGCTGCCCGTGCTGGAACAGGTTGCCAAAGTTAATCGTCCGCTCATGATCATCGCCGAGGACGTGGAAGGCGAAGCCCTGGCCACCCTGGTGGTCAACAAGCTGCGCGGCGCCCTGCAGGTGGTGGCTGTTAAGGCCCCCGGCTTCGGCGACCGCCGTAAGGCCATGCTGCAGGATATCGCCATCCTTACCGGCGGCGAAGTGGCCTCCGAAGAAACCGGCTCCAAGCTGGAGAACATGACCCTGGCCCAGCTGGGCACCGCCAAACGCATTGTGGTGGACAAAGAAAACACCACCATTGTGGACGGCGCCGGCAAGAGCGAAGACATCAAGGCCCGCGTGAAGCAGATCCGCGCCCAGGTTGAAGAAAGCACCTCCGACTACGACCGCGAGAAGCTGCAGGAACGTCTGGCCAAGCTCGTGGGCGGCGTGGCCGTCGTCCATGTGGGCGCCGCTACCGAAGTGGAGATGAAAGAAAAGAAAGACCGCGTGGAAGACGCCCTTAACGCCACCCGCGCTGCGGTGGAGGAAGGCATCGTCCCCGGCGGCGGCACGGCCCTCATCCGCGTGGGCAAGGTGCTTGGCGACATCAAGCCCGCCGACGACGACGAACTGGCCGGCGTGAACATTGTGCGCCGCGCCATTGAAGAGCCCCTGCGCCAGATCGCCCACAATGCGGGCTTTGAAGGCTCCATCGTGGTGGAAAAAGTGCGCCAGGGCAAGGACGGCTTCGGCTTTAACGCCGCCACCGGCGAATACGAAGACCTCATCAAGGCCGGCGTCATCGACCCCAAAAAGGTTACCCGTACGGCCCTGCAGAACGCCGCTTCCGTGGCCTCCCTGCTGCTGACCACCGAGTGCGCCATTGCCGAAAAGCCTGAACCCAAGAAGGACGCCCCCATGCCCGGCGGCATGGGTGGCATGGGCGGTATGGACGGCATGTACTAG
- the groES gene encoding co-chaperone GroES, whose amino-acid sequence MKLKPLNDRVLVKRLESEEKTAGGLYIPDTAKEKPSKGEVVAAGPGKVGEKGERVALAVKPGDMVLFNKYAGTEVKLDGVDHLVMREEDILAVIE is encoded by the coding sequence ATGAAGCTGAAACCCCTCAACGACCGAGTGCTGGTCAAGCGCCTTGAGTCCGAAGAAAAGACCGCCGGCGGCCTGTACATTCCTGATACGGCCAAAGAAAAGCCCTCCAAGGGCGAGGTTGTGGCTGCGGGCCCGGGCAAGGTTGGGGAAAAGGGCGAGCGCGTGGCTCTGGCCGTGAAGCCCGGCGATATGGTGCTGTTCAACAAATACGCCGGCACGGAAGTGAAGCTGGACGGCGTTGACCACCTGGTCATGCGCGAAGAAGACATCCTGGCCGTTATTGAGTAG
- a CDS encoding MBL fold metallo-hydrolase, producing the protein MSAPLVRGFFDPITATWTYVVWSAEDSQHRCAVIDSVLDYDLPSCRTATTSADAVIAFVRAQGLTVEWILETHIHADHLTAASYIKAQLGGKIAISRHILDIIATWVPIFQTMDDTPADGSQFDHLFANDEEFSLAGMPARIIHTPGHTPADTTYIVGDAAFVGDTIFLPDVGSGRCDFPGGSAEDSYESSRKLFALPDNCRIYVGHDYPPDGARGPQCMATVAEQKTHNVRLHMGIDKTAFVSRRRADDTGKAVPPLILPSIQANMRTGQFGAAVNGIQYVKLPVNKV; encoded by the coding sequence ATGTCCGCGCCTCTCGTTCGTGGTTTTTTTGATCCCATTACCGCCACCTGGACCTATGTGGTCTGGTCCGCTGAAGATTCTCAACACCGCTGCGCCGTCATCGACAGCGTGCTGGACTACGACCTGCCCTCCTGCCGCACGGCCACCACTTCCGCCGATGCGGTCATCGCCTTTGTGCGCGCCCAGGGCCTGACCGTGGAATGGATTCTCGAAACCCACATCCACGCCGACCACCTTACCGCCGCCAGCTACATCAAAGCGCAACTGGGAGGAAAAATCGCCATCAGCCGCCACATCCTGGACATCATCGCCACCTGGGTGCCCATTTTCCAGACCATGGACGACACCCCGGCCGACGGTTCCCAGTTTGACCACCTCTTCGCCAATGACGAAGAATTCAGCCTGGCCGGCATGCCCGCCAGGATCATCCACACCCCTGGGCACACACCGGCAGACACCACCTACATTGTGGGCGACGCTGCCTTTGTGGGCGACACCATTTTTCTCCCCGATGTGGGTTCCGGCCGCTGCGACTTTCCCGGCGGCAGCGCCGAGGATTCCTACGAATCCTCCCGCAAGCTCTTTGCTCTGCCGGACAACTGCCGCATCTATGTGGGCCACGACTACCCGCCCGACGGCGCGCGCGGCCCCCAGTGCATGGCCACTGTGGCCGAACAGAAAACCCACAACGTGCGCCTGCACATGGGCATAGACAAAACCGCCTTTGTCTCCCGCCGCCGGGCCGACGATACCGGCAAGGCTGTACCGCCGCTTATTTTGCCGTCTATCCAGGCCAATATGCGCACAGGCCAGTTCGGCGCGGCCGTCAACGGCATCCAGTACGTCAAACTGCCCGTGAACAAAGTGTAA